A section of the Deinococcus taeanensis genome encodes:
- a CDS encoding CheR family methyltransferase: protein MKPTFHAEPLEEIELSLLLEGVFRATGHDFRAYTRATIRRRVLHAVAAEGLRTISALQGQVLRDPAAMQRLRETLAINVTGMFRDPTFFQALREQVIPTLRTHPFIRVWHAGCSTGEEVYSLAILLSEAGLLERTRLYATDMHAPALGVARQGIYPAAKMNAYEAAYQDAGGQADFRRYFTWQYDHALVRADLRQPIIWGQHNLATDSSFNEFHLILCRNVLIYFTRPLQDHVKALLHDSLTPFGILALGRHETMDFSVHAPRFECLNLTEKLYRRVG, encoded by the coding sequence GTGAAGCCCACCTTTCACGCCGAACCGCTCGAGGAGATCGAGCTGTCGCTGCTGCTTGAAGGCGTGTTCCGCGCCACCGGGCACGATTTCCGGGCGTACACGCGCGCCACCATCCGCCGGCGCGTGCTGCACGCCGTGGCAGCCGAGGGCCTGCGCACCATCAGCGCCCTGCAGGGACAGGTGCTGCGCGACCCGGCCGCCATGCAGCGCCTGCGTGAAACGCTGGCCATCAACGTGACCGGCATGTTCCGCGACCCCACCTTCTTCCAGGCGCTGCGCGAGCAGGTGATTCCCACGCTGCGCACGCACCCGTTCATCCGCGTGTGGCACGCCGGGTGCTCCACCGGCGAGGAGGTGTATTCGCTGGCCATCCTGCTCAGCGAGGCGGGCCTGCTCGAGCGCACCCGCCTGTACGCCACGGACATGCACGCCCCCGCGCTGGGCGTGGCCCGCCAGGGCATCTACCCGGCCGCGAAGATGAACGCCTACGAGGCCGCCTACCAGGATGCCGGCGGGCAGGCCGATTTCCGGCGGTACTTCACGTGGCAGTACGATCACGCGCTCGTCCGCGCGGACCTGCGCCAGCCGATCATCTGGGGGCAGCATAACCTCGCCACGGACAGCTCGTTCAACGAATTTCACCTGATTCTGTGCCGTAACGTCCTGATCTACTTCACGCGGCCCCTGCAGGACCACGTCAAGGCGCTGCTGCACGACAGCCTCACCCCATTCGGGATTCTGGCGCTGGGCCGGCACGAGACCATGGACTTCAGCGTGCACGCCCCCCGCTTCGAGTGCCTGAACCTCACCGAGAAGCTCTACCGGCGGGTCGGCTGA
- a CDS encoding sensor histidine kinase, whose amino-acid sequence MDALILPRARILVVDDQPAKRLALTAALDALEQDVVQAASGREALRHLLTSEFAVILLDVRMPDMDGFETARLIRSRQQTESTPIIFVTAHDRAEADMLSGYTLGAVDFIYSPVQAEVLRAKVSVFVDLHLKTLTVQAQERRVRELENQQAQHELLKLSSAIAQSADPVMITDRDGIIEYVNGAFEAVTGYSAAETLGRTPDFLHDGLQSAGEQQGMWRTLLGGQVYRAELTSRRKNGEEYHENKTITPIRNAAGHITHFVATSQDVTYRKRMEAELHALNASLEERVRDRTAALEDVNSELEAYAYSISHDLRTPLRHIASFADLLERTSHDQLSHNAQRYLRIIQEGAVRMEALINGLLDFAKTGRQEMTRQPLELGNLVTEIIGELRREPGAQQVTWTLGELHTVQGDLLGVRQVLTNLLTNAVKYSDPERPAQVEIWSELLADEHVVHVRDNGVGFNMAYGHRLFTVFQRLHTTVEGYGVGLAIVKRIVNRHGGHVWAQGEEGRGATFSFSLPHVPTETEADSAHRVPHP is encoded by the coding sequence ATGGACGCGCTGATCCTCCCGCGCGCGCGCATTCTGGTGGTTGATGACCAGCCGGCCAAACGCCTGGCCCTCACCGCCGCGCTCGACGCCCTGGAGCAGGACGTGGTTCAGGCCGCCTCGGGCCGGGAGGCCCTGCGGCACCTGCTGACCAGCGAGTTCGCGGTGATTCTGCTCGACGTCCGCATGCCCGACATGGACGGCTTCGAGACCGCCCGCCTGATTCGCAGCCGCCAGCAGACCGAAAGCACCCCCATCATTTTCGTGACCGCGCACGACCGCGCCGAGGCGGACATGCTCAGCGGCTACACGCTCGGCGCCGTGGATTTCATCTACTCACCCGTGCAGGCCGAGGTGCTGCGCGCCAAGGTCAGCGTGTTCGTGGACCTGCACCTCAAAACCCTGACCGTGCAGGCCCAGGAGCGGCGCGTCCGGGAACTCGAGAACCAGCAGGCCCAGCACGAACTGCTGAAACTCTCCAGCGCCATCGCGCAGTCTGCTGATCCTGTCATGATCACCGACCGGGACGGCATTATCGAGTACGTGAACGGCGCCTTCGAGGCCGTGACCGGGTACAGCGCCGCCGAGACACTGGGCCGCACCCCGGACTTCCTGCACGACGGCCTGCAGTCCGCCGGGGAGCAGCAGGGGATGTGGCGCACCCTGCTGGGCGGGCAGGTGTACCGCGCCGAACTCACCAGCCGCCGCAAGAACGGCGAGGAATACCACGAGAACAAGACCATCACGCCCATCCGCAACGCCGCCGGGCACATCACGCACTTCGTGGCGACCAGCCAGGACGTCACGTACCGCAAACGGATGGAAGCTGAACTGCACGCCCTGAACGCCTCCCTGGAAGAGCGCGTGCGTGACCGCACGGCGGCCCTGGAGGACGTGAACAGCGAACTCGAAGCGTACGCGTACTCCATCTCGCACGACCTGCGCACGCCGCTGCGGCACATCGCCAGCTTCGCGGACCTGCTGGAACGCACCAGCCACGATCAGCTCTCGCACAACGCCCAGCGGTACCTGCGGATCATTCAGGAGGGGGCCGTGCGCATGGAGGCGCTCATCAACGGCCTGCTGGACTTCGCGAAGACCGGCCGGCAGGAGATGACCCGGCAGCCGCTCGAGCTTGGGAACCTCGTGACCGAGATCATCGGCGAACTCAGGCGCGAACCCGGCGCCCAGCAGGTCACGTGGACGCTCGGGGAACTGCACACCGTGCAGGGCGACCTGCTGGGCGTCCGGCAGGTGCTCACGAACCTCCTGACGAACGCCGTGAAGTACAGCGACCCCGAACGCCCCGCGCAGGTGGAGATCTGGAGTGAACTGCTCGCAGACGAGCACGTGGTGCACGTCCGCGACAACGGCGTGGGCTTCAACATGGCCTACGGGCACCGCCTGTTCACGGTGTTCCAGCGGCTGCACACCACCGTCGAAGGGTACGGCGTGGGCCTGGCGATCGTGAAACGCATCGTGAACCGCCACGGCGGGCACGTGTGGGCGCAGGGCGAGGAGGGCCGCGGCGCGACCTTCAGTTTCAGCCTGCCGCACGTGCCCACCGAGACCGAAGCGGACAGCGCCCACAGGGTGCCGCACCCCTGA
- the gatB gene encoding Asp-tRNA(Asn)/Glu-tRNA(Gln) amidotransferase subunit GatB, with amino-acid sequence MAYQAVIGLEVHLQLKTRSKIFSACPQDYHGAEPNTFTDPFTLGLPGTLPTLNREAVELAMMFGLGLNCDVSGFTQFHRKNYFYPDAPKNFQLSQYDRPIARDGFLDVTLEGGETRRIRIKRAHLEDDAGKLTHPTYAPYSMLDLNRAGSSLLEMVTEADITTAEQARAFLEAVQAIAQALGVSDATPEEGKMRCDVNLSLHRPGEPWGTKCEVKNLNSFRSVARAIEFETARQARILDAGGRITQDTLGWDEGGQKTFLMRTKEGEADYRYFPEPDLPPLDITPDWIERVRARMPELPEHKRARYLAAGVRDSDAQTLSLSVPLSRFYDEALRAGADAQKLANWLLGDVSGLLAAQEMALSDAALQPAHLAALVNLIDAGTISGKIAKDLLPDVVAGHDPAALVQERGLSVVTDTAAIDAAIDAALAADPATVEKVRAGNTKAMNALFGPVMKATGGKAKPEVVRERLHAKLGL; translated from the coding sequence ATGGCGTATCAGGCGGTTATTGGTCTGGAAGTTCACCTGCAGCTGAAGACCCGCAGCAAGATCTTCAGCGCGTGCCCGCAGGACTACCACGGGGCGGAACCGAACACGTTCACGGACCCGTTCACCCTGGGCCTGCCCGGCACGCTGCCCACCCTGAACCGCGAGGCGGTGGAACTGGCCATGATGTTCGGCCTGGGACTGAACTGCGACGTGTCGGGCTTCACGCAGTTTCACCGCAAGAACTACTTCTACCCGGACGCCCCGAAGAACTTTCAGCTGTCACAGTACGACCGGCCCATCGCCCGCGACGGGTTCCTGGACGTGACCCTGGAGGGCGGCGAGACGCGGCGCATCCGCATCAAGCGCGCGCACCTGGAGGACGACGCGGGAAAGCTCACACACCCCACGTACGCGCCGTACTCCATGCTGGACCTCAACCGCGCCGGGTCATCCCTGCTGGAGATGGTCACGGAAGCCGACATCACGACTGCCGAGCAGGCCCGCGCGTTCCTGGAGGCCGTGCAGGCTATCGCGCAGGCGCTCGGAGTTTCGGACGCCACACCGGAGGAAGGCAAGATGCGCTGCGACGTGAACCTCAGTCTGCACAGACCGGGCGAGCCGTGGGGCACCAAGTGCGAGGTGAAGAACCTCAACTCGTTCCGGAGTGTGGCGCGCGCCATCGAATTCGAAACGGCCCGGCAGGCCCGCATCCTGGACGCCGGCGGGCGCATCACGCAGGACACGCTCGGCTGGGATGAGGGAGGGCAGAAAACCTTCCTGATGCGCACCAAGGAAGGCGAGGCCGACTACCGCTACTTTCCCGAGCCGGACCTGCCGCCGCTGGACATCACGCCCGACTGGATCGAGCGGGTCCGGGCGCGCATGCCTGAACTGCCGGAACACAAACGCGCCCGGTACCTCGCGGCGGGCGTCAGGGACAGCGACGCGCAGACCCTGAGCCTCAGCGTGCCGCTGTCCCGCTTCTACGACGAGGCGCTGCGCGCAGGCGCCGACGCGCAGAAACTCGCCAACTGGCTGCTCGGCGACGTGTCTGGCCTGCTGGCCGCGCAGGAGATGGCCCTCAGTGACGCTGCGCTGCAGCCCGCGCACCTGGCCGCGTTGGTGAACCTGATCGACGCGGGCACCATCAGCGGCAAGATCGCCAAGGATCTCCTGCCGGACGTCGTGGCCGGCCACGACCCGGCCGCGCTGGTGCAGGAACGCGGCCTGAGCGTCGTGACTGACACGGCCGCCATTGACGCCGCCATCGACGCCGCCCTGGCCGCCGACCCCGCCACGGTTGAGAAGGTGCGGGCCGGAAACACCAAGGCCATGAACGCCCTGTTCGGGCCGGTCATGAAAGCCACGGGCGGCAAGGCCAAACCCGAGGTGGTGCGCGAGCGCCTGCACGCGAAGCTGGGCCTGTGA